A region from the Salicibibacter cibarius genome encodes:
- a CDS encoding sigma-70 family RNA polymerase sigma factor, with translation MNHDTIEQLKKKCPQMAAFFDNNPKLAKQQIFHGFLEHDEYRHMFIQAVCFPNHDAFQALNEAFKDHYANVQFTHYLSKTLYWTSVQYDQRRREQRDNQRLMADNLHETETIYYPCIDIPDIITETSDLGTWSEDVELTNALRRLTDNQQLVIIERYGHERTNNEIARLLNVSPQAVSRTHAHALKRLRTILQRKWENDA, from the coding sequence ATGAATCACGACACAATAGAGCAACTCAAAAAGAAATGTCCTCAGATGGCCGCGTTTTTCGACAACAATCCTAAACTGGCCAAACAGCAAATCTTTCATGGTTTTCTTGAACACGACGAATATCGGCACATGTTCATCCAAGCGGTCTGTTTTCCCAATCATGATGCATTCCAGGCATTGAACGAAGCATTTAAAGACCATTATGCAAATGTGCAATTTACGCACTATTTATCAAAAACATTGTACTGGACTTCCGTTCAATATGACCAACGCCGACGGGAACAAAGGGATAATCAGCGTCTCATGGCGGACAACCTCCACGAAACCGAAACGATTTACTATCCATGTATAGATATCCCCGACATCATTACCGAAACGAGCGACCTTGGCACGTGGAGTGAAGACGTTGAACTGACGAACGCATTGCGTCGATTAACCGACAACCAACAACTCGTTATTATTGAACGATACGGCCACGAGCGAACGAACAATGAAATCGCCCGTTTATTGAACGTAAGCCCACAAGCCGTTTCCCGGACGCACGCACACGCGCTCAAACGTCTTCGCACTATTTTGCAAAGGAAGTGGGAAAATGATGCTTGA
- a CDS encoding acetyl-CoA C-acetyltransferase — translation MKEAVIVAGARTPVGKAKKGTLANTRPDDYAAVTIKETLKRAGDYDASKIDDVVIGCAMPEAEQGMNVARSISALAELPHTVPAATINRYCASGLQSIGYAAERIMLGHSQAAIAGGTESMSLIPMGGHVIAPNAKLVEDAPEYYMQMGHTAEQVAQEFDVSREDQDAFAAQSHKRAAAAIEAGRFEDEIVPVEVKQRSVGSDNKLQENTITFSRDEGVRPDTTAEKLSGLRPVFHPKGSVTAGNASQTSDGAASVLVMDREMAEADGLKPLAKFRGMAVSGVRPEVMGIGPVEAIPKVLDIVGLSKDDIGLFELNEAFASQSLQVIRELGIDHDKVNVNGGAIALGHPLGCTGTKLTLSLVHEMKRRNEQFGIVTMCIGGGMGAAGVFELL, via the coding sequence TTGAAAGAAGCGGTTATTGTAGCTGGAGCACGGACACCCGTGGGAAAAGCGAAAAAAGGAACGCTGGCGAATACAAGGCCGGATGATTATGCAGCGGTCACGATTAAAGAAACATTAAAACGGGCAGGGGATTATGACGCCTCAAAGATCGATGATGTCGTGATCGGGTGTGCCATGCCTGAGGCAGAACAAGGCATGAACGTGGCACGAAGTATTTCCGCATTGGCAGAATTGCCGCACACCGTACCTGCCGCAACGATAAATCGTTATTGCGCTTCGGGCTTGCAAAGCATTGGTTACGCAGCCGAGCGCATTATGCTCGGGCACTCGCAAGCGGCAATTGCCGGGGGCACGGAATCGATGAGTCTTATTCCGATGGGCGGGCACGTGATCGCTCCAAACGCGAAACTCGTGGAAGATGCTCCGGAATATTACATGCAAATGGGCCATACCGCCGAACAGGTGGCTCAGGAATTTGATGTGAGCCGCGAGGATCAAGATGCGTTCGCTGCACAAAGCCATAAGCGGGCGGCGGCAGCGATTGAAGCAGGCCGATTCGAGGACGAAATCGTTCCGGTGGAAGTCAAACAACGCTCCGTCGGGAGTGACAATAAGTTGCAGGAGAACACGATTACGTTTTCCCGTGATGAAGGGGTGCGCCCGGATACAACGGCAGAGAAACTGAGCGGCTTGCGTCCGGTGTTTCATCCGAAAGGGAGCGTGACCGCGGGAAATGCCTCGCAAACGAGCGACGGCGCAGCTTCCGTACTTGTCATGGACCGAGAGATGGCTGAAGCCGATGGCCTAAAACCCCTTGCCAAGTTTCGCGGGATGGCTGTTTCCGGTGTGCGTCCCGAGGTAATGGGCATCGGCCCCGTAGAAGCGATTCCGAAAGTGCTTGATATTGTCGGGTTGAGCAAGGATGATATTGGGCTTTTCGAATTGAACGAAGCGTTTGCTTCCCAATCCTTGCAAGTGATTCGCGAACTGGGCATTGATCATGACAAAGTGAATGTCAATGGCGGAGCAATTGCGCTCGGGCATCCGCTCGGTTGCACGGGCACGAAACTCACGCTTTCATTGGTTCACGAAATGAAGCGCAGGAACGAGCAGTTTGGCATTGTTACGATGTGCATCGGCGGCGGCATGGGCGCAGCAGGCGTGTTTGAATTATTATAA
- a CDS encoding acyl-CoA dehydrogenase family protein, with protein sequence MAETLKTSIKGGGFLLDEVDKQDVFTPEEFTEEHTMIAKTTEDFVIGDVGPQIDRIENHEFDVSRDLLTKAGELGLLGADVPEKYEGLSLDKISSTLITEKFFRAGGFSLSHGAHVGIGSQPIVFFGNEEQKKRYLPDLASGRKIAAYALTEPSSGSDALSAKTTAVLNDAGTHYVLNGEKQWITNSAFADVFVVYAQVDGDKFTAFIVEREYDGVSTGPEEKKMGIKGSSTRTLILEDVQVPKENVLGEIGRGHIIAFNILNMGRYKLGVGCLGGSKRAIELAASYATERKQFNTPIARFTTIQEKLASMTAKTYALESSIYRTGGLFEKQLGELTEEEQEDGSRIAKGIAEYAIECSLTKVAGSETLDYTTDEAVQIHGGYGFMAEYEVERMYRDSRINRIFEGTNEINRLLVPGTLIRKTMKGELPFLEKANGLQEELMAFMPEEPGDEPLEKEKYLLANAKKLFLVGTGTAMQKYGEKIEDEQELLLNTADIVNEIYNMESAIARTEKAIEQNGAENEAMKLALTQVICEEGLQNIEADVKESLIHMEEGDNLRTMLSMVRKLTRRTPINVIGVKREIADRIIDKKKYEV encoded by the coding sequence ATGGCAGAAACTCTGAAAACAAGCATTAAAGGCGGCGGCTTTTTACTGGATGAAGTAGACAAGCAGGATGTGTTTACACCGGAGGAATTTACGGAAGAACACACTATGATCGCGAAAACGACGGAAGACTTCGTTATCGGAGATGTGGGCCCGCAGATCGATCGCATTGAAAACCATGAATTTGACGTCTCCCGGGATCTTTTAACGAAAGCAGGAGAACTCGGACTTCTCGGTGCGGATGTACCGGAAAAATATGAAGGGCTAAGCCTTGATAAAATCAGTTCAACACTCATTACCGAGAAGTTTTTCCGAGCCGGGGGCTTTTCGCTCAGTCACGGCGCCCACGTTGGCATTGGTTCCCAACCGATTGTATTTTTTGGGAATGAAGAACAAAAGAAAAGGTATCTTCCGGATCTCGCGAGCGGAAGAAAAATTGCGGCTTACGCGTTGACCGAACCAAGTTCCGGCTCCGATGCGCTTAGTGCGAAAACAACAGCCGTGTTAAACGATGCAGGTACCCATTACGTTTTAAATGGGGAAAAGCAATGGATCACGAACTCGGCTTTCGCGGATGTATTTGTCGTTTATGCGCAAGTCGATGGCGACAAATTTACGGCATTTATCGTGGAGCGTGAATATGATGGCGTCTCGACCGGTCCTGAAGAAAAGAAAATGGGCATTAAAGGATCGTCGACGCGAACCTTGATCCTCGAAGACGTTCAGGTACCGAAAGAAAATGTGCTCGGTGAAATCGGACGCGGGCATATCATCGCTTTTAACATCTTGAACATGGGCCGTTATAAACTCGGTGTCGGTTGTCTCGGGGGAAGCAAACGCGCGATTGAATTAGCAGCGAGCTACGCGACCGAGCGGAAGCAATTTAATACGCCAATTGCCCGTTTTACAACGATCCAGGAAAAACTGGCCTCGATGACTGCAAAAACGTATGCCCTTGAAAGCTCCATCTACCGCACCGGCGGGTTGTTTGAGAAACAATTGGGCGAGCTAACGGAAGAAGAACAAGAAGATGGTTCGCGAATCGCAAAAGGCATTGCCGAGTACGCCATTGAATGTTCACTAACGAAAGTCGCAGGCTCGGAAACCTTGGACTATACGACGGATGAAGCCGTTCAAATCCATGGCGGCTACGGGTTTATGGCGGAATATGAAGTGGAGCGTATGTATCGCGACTCCCGCATTAACCGTATATTTGAAGGGACGAACGAAATTAACCGCCTCCTCGTTCCCGGGACGTTAATCCGGAAAACGATGAAAGGGGAGCTTCCATTCCTTGAAAAGGCAAACGGCCTTCAAGAAGAATTAATGGCTTTTATGCCGGAAGAACCGGGAGACGAGCCGTTGGAAAAAGAGAAGTATCTCCTCGCCAATGCGAAGAAATTATTCCTCGTGGGAACCGGAACTGCCATGCAAAAGTACGGAGAGAAAATCGAAGATGAACAAGAACTTCTTTTGAACACGGCAGATATTGTAAATGAAATTTACAATATGGAATCGGCGATCGCCCGTACGGAAAAAGCGATTGAGCAAAATGGCGCGGAAAACGAAGCGATGAAACTTGCGCTTACCCAGGTTATTTGCGAAGAAGGGTTGCAGAACATCGAAGCGGATGTCAAAGAATCCCTCATTCACATGGAAGAAGGAGACAACTTGCGCACCATGCTTTCCATGGTAAGAAAACTTACCCGCCGCACACCGATCAACGTGATTGGCGTGAAGCGCGAAATCGCCGACAGAATCATTGATAAGAAAAAATATGAGGTTTAA
- a CDS encoding YvrJ family protein yields the protein MMLEFLGQFGLPFLLAVYLFYRFERRIDRLENILHNEAAQERRNR from the coding sequence ATGATGCTTGAATTTTTAGGGCAATTCGGCTTGCCGTTTTTGCTCGCGGTTTATCTCTTTTATCGATTTGAACGGCGGATTGACCGATTGGAAAACATCCTCCACAACGAAGCAGCACAAGAAAGGAGAAATCGCTAA
- a CDS encoding spore coat protein, translating into MRTISGQKIQNPQTNVPNTQQMNDKDFITDLLSTEKYMSASYGTAMNEAGHTKLFQEINSICNETDQCARDLFNTMFQKGWYALEGAPQQTIQQTFQEYSGMKSQLPSGNMPH; encoded by the coding sequence ATGAGAACCATTTCAGGACAAAAAATACAAAATCCGCAAACAAACGTCCCAAACACGCAGCAAATGAATGATAAAGATTTTATTACCGATCTTTTGTCCACGGAAAAATACATGTCAGCTTCGTATGGGACAGCTATGAATGAAGCGGGCCATACGAAATTATTCCAAGAAATCAATTCCATTTGTAACGAAACCGACCAATGCGCGCGCGATTTATTTAACACCATGTTTCAAAAGGGATGGTACGCCCTCGAGGGAGCCCCGCAACAAACGATTCAACAAACATTCCAGGAATATTCGGGCATGAAAAGCCAACTTCCTTCCGGCAATATGCCACACTAA
- a CDS encoding VOC family protein: protein MNFHRKPTTFVEHVTIKVENLARSIQFYKEIIGFKILVQTKTTAQLTADGKTSLVSIEQLEEAVPEPSRTTGLYHFALLLPRRADLANIINYFIEKGVRVGSSDHWVSESLYLSDPDGNGIEIYADRDSSTWEWENGQVAMAVDPLNVPGILSEKKEGESWEGLPAGTVMGHIHLHVADLQETMIFYTEGLGFDVVSKLGDQALFISSGHYHHHIGLNTWAGVGAPAPPDHSSGLKFFTINLPNEATRERVVANVEKTGVTVAKENGVFVTMDPSGNRIHLKV from the coding sequence ATGAATTTTCATCGTAAACCAACGACGTTTGTTGAGCATGTGACCATTAAAGTTGAAAATTTGGCACGTTCCATCCAATTTTATAAAGAAATCATCGGCTTTAAAATCCTGGTACAAACAAAAACAACCGCTCAGTTAACGGCTGATGGAAAAACCAGTCTCGTGTCCATCGAACAACTTGAAGAAGCCGTGCCAGAGCCGAGCAGAACGACAGGGTTGTATCACTTTGCATTACTTTTACCTCGGCGTGCCGATTTAGCGAATATCATTAACTATTTTATCGAAAAAGGCGTCCGTGTTGGATCCTCGGACCATTGGGTCAGTGAATCCCTTTATTTATCGGATCCGGATGGCAATGGGATCGAAATTTATGCAGACCGCGATTCATCGACATGGGAATGGGAAAATGGGCAAGTCGCGATGGCCGTTGATCCGCTGAATGTCCCGGGTATTCTTTCCGAAAAGAAAGAAGGGGAGTCATGGGAAGGGCTGCCTGCCGGCACTGTTATGGGCCATATCCATTTACACGTCGCGGATCTGCAAGAGACGATGATATTTTACACCGAAGGGCTTGGTTTTGACGTCGTTTCCAAACTGGGAGATCAAGCCCTTTTCATCTCCAGTGGCCACTACCATCACCATATTGGCTTGAATACTTGGGCTGGTGTTGGCGCGCCCGCGCCACCGGATCATAGTTCCGGCTTGAAATTTTTTACAATAAATTTGCCGAATGAAGCAACGAGGGAACGCGTCGTGGCGAATGTTGAGAAGACCGGTGTCACTGTGGCAAAAGAAAACGGCGTTTTTGTCACGATGGATCCTTCCGGGAATCGTATTCACTTAAAGGTTTGA
- the gcvH gene encoding glycine cleavage system protein GcvH, with amino-acid sequence MASPKELKYSEEHEWVKEEGDNVRIGITSFAQDELGDIVFVELPEVGDEIEVNEPFGSVESVKTVSELYAPVSGKVVEINEELEDSPEFVNESPYDKAWMVVVELSDKAELDELMSAEAYDDMVGEE; translated from the coding sequence ATGGCTTCACCAAAAGAATTAAAGTATTCGGAAGAACATGAATGGGTGAAAGAAGAAGGGGATAACGTCCGAATCGGAATTACATCCTTCGCGCAAGATGAACTTGGCGACATCGTATTCGTTGAGCTTCCGGAGGTGGGTGATGAAATTGAAGTGAATGAACCATTTGGCAGTGTGGAATCGGTAAAAACCGTTTCCGAACTTTACGCGCCGGTAAGCGGCAAAGTGGTGGAGATCAACGAAGAACTTGAAGATTCTCCGGAATTCGTCAATGAATCCCCCTACGACAAAGCTTGGATGGTCGTCGTCGAGCTTTCCGATAAGGCTGAATTAGATGAATTGATGAGCGCCGAAGCGTACGATGACATGGTTGGTGAAGAATAA
- a CDS encoding helix-turn-helix domain-containing protein, which yields MIRHYVKEAQRGDREKLATLIHQFEPRIRNCLWQTTPGERDDLRQELMLKLIEITLHYDTEKAPTFTEFNASLHVRKT from the coding sequence ATGATCCGTCACTATGTAAAAGAAGCACAACGCGGAGACCGGGAAAAACTCGCGACTTTGATTCATCAGTTTGAACCGAGAATAAGAAATTGCCTATGGCAAACGACACCCGGGGAAAGAGACGACCTTCGCCAAGAATTGATGCTAAAGTTGATCGAAATCACGCTCCATTATGATACGGAAAAAGCCCCCACCTTTACCGAATTCAACGCATCCCTCCACGTTAGAAAAACTTGA
- a CDS encoding 3-hydroxyacyl-CoA dehydrogenase/enoyl-CoA hydratase family protein has protein sequence MKKNIQRAAVLGSGVMGSGIAAHLANLGIPVLLLDIVPNELTDDEKAKGLTLDDRAVRNRLAAENKKKLFKQNPAPLASKKNANKIEVGNLEDDIGRLADVDWIIEVVVEKLEVKQQLFEKVEQHRSPGTIVSSNTSGISVNAMAEGRSEEFRRHFMGTHFFNPPRYLHLLEVIPTKDTDAGVLADMKTFAEEVLGKGVVEAKDTPNFIGNRIGTYGLLASVRKMQELGLSITEVDSITGPLIGRPKSATFRTLDVVGLDTFVHVARNVYDQVEGEERDIFDPPQFLKDMAEKGWIGAKAGQGFYLKKGKGDNKEILELDPETMEYRQGQKLKAPSVQAAEQAKGKAAKIQALAYADDKAGNFTWDTLKASLLYSAEKSDEIANDIAAIDNAMKWGFGWDLGPFEVWDALDVERSVKKMEEEGENVPAWVKDMLNAGYKSFYNAAGDFYHKGAYQKPDINEKEIDVATHLKNEKNIITKNAGAVLTDLGDDVAALTFTSPNNSIGLDVIQMVNKALDEVEKNYKGLVIANKGKNFCVGANLMMMLMEAQDDAFDELDMVIRRFQGMTSRIRYSGKPVVAAPFQMTLGGGAEICLPSASIQASAETYMGLVETGVGLVPGGGGNKELYIRELEKMPEDAGIDLQPVANAVFEKVAMAKVGTSAQESAENGFMSDRDAIIANSNHTVWYAKQKVQELYEKGYQPPVRQPIPVVGETGYATMLLGAKSMRTGGQISDHDLKIAGKLAFLIAGGRVPKGTKVDEDYLLDLEREAFLSLIAEPKTQQRMQHMLKTGKPLRN, from the coding sequence ATGAAGAAAAATATTCAACGTGCAGCCGTTCTGGGTTCCGGTGTGATGGGATCCGGCATTGCCGCGCATCTTGCCAATTTAGGCATTCCGGTATTGCTCCTTGATATCGTTCCTAATGAATTAACCGATGATGAAAAAGCAAAAGGATTAACCTTAGACGACCGCGCCGTCCGCAACAGGCTTGCGGCCGAGAACAAGAAAAAATTGTTCAAACAAAACCCCGCACCGCTGGCATCAAAAAAGAATGCAAATAAAATTGAAGTTGGAAATTTGGAAGATGACATTGGACGTCTTGCCGATGTGGATTGGATTATTGAAGTCGTCGTGGAAAAATTGGAAGTCAAACAGCAACTGTTTGAAAAAGTGGAGCAACACCGCTCGCCCGGCACGATCGTCTCGTCAAACACATCCGGGATTTCGGTCAATGCCATGGCTGAAGGACGGAGTGAAGAATTCCGGCGCCATTTCATGGGCACCCATTTTTTCAACCCGCCTCGCTATCTTCACTTGCTCGAAGTTATCCCGACAAAAGATACCGATGCCGGTGTGCTGGCTGATATGAAAACGTTTGCTGAAGAAGTGCTCGGGAAAGGTGTTGTGGAAGCGAAAGACACGCCAAACTTTATCGGCAACCGTATCGGAACCTACGGCCTTCTCGCCAGTGTTCGGAAAATGCAGGAACTGGGACTGTCTATCACCGAAGTTGATTCCATTACGGGCCCCTTGATCGGCCGTCCGAAAAGCGCCACGTTCCGAACGCTTGATGTCGTTGGCCTGGACACATTCGTTCACGTTGCCCGCAATGTCTACGATCAAGTGGAAGGCGAAGAACGAGACATTTTTGACCCTCCCCAATTTTTAAAAGATATGGCGGAAAAGGGTTGGATCGGCGCAAAAGCCGGCCAAGGTTTTTATTTGAAAAAAGGAAAGGGCGACAACAAGGAAATTTTGGAGCTTGACCCTGAAACAATGGAATACCGCCAAGGCCAGAAATTGAAGGCGCCCTCTGTTCAAGCTGCGGAACAAGCAAAAGGAAAAGCGGCGAAAATTCAAGCGCTCGCGTATGCCGATGACAAAGCCGGTAACTTTACCTGGGACACATTAAAAGCTTCGTTGCTTTATTCGGCGGAAAAAAGTGATGAAATCGCCAATGACATCGCGGCGATTGACAACGCCATGAAGTGGGGATTCGGTTGGGATCTTGGCCCATTCGAAGTTTGGGATGCTCTCGATGTGGAACGTTCCGTCAAAAAGATGGAAGAAGAAGGCGAAAATGTGCCCGCGTGGGTGAAAGATATGCTCAATGCCGGCTATAAAAGCTTTTACAACGCCGCCGGTGACTTTTATCACAAAGGCGCTTATCAAAAACCGGACATCAATGAGAAAGAGATTGACGTAGCAACACATCTGAAAAACGAAAAGAACATCATCACGAAAAACGCCGGTGCTGTTCTCACCGACCTCGGTGACGATGTGGCGGCACTCACATTCACATCGCCGAACAATTCGATTGGGTTAGACGTCATCCAAATGGTGAACAAAGCACTTGATGAAGTGGAGAAAAATTACAAGGGGCTCGTTATTGCCAACAAAGGAAAGAATTTCTGCGTCGGCGCGAATCTTATGATGATGCTCATGGAAGCGCAAGATGATGCGTTTGATGAACTTGATATGGTTATTCGACGCTTCCAAGGCATGACATCGCGTATTCGTTACAGCGGGAAACCGGTCGTTGCCGCACCTTTCCAAATGACCCTCGGCGGCGGAGCGGAAATTTGCTTGCCATCGGCGAGTATTCAGGCTTCAGCGGAAACGTACATGGGATTGGTGGAAACTGGCGTCGGACTCGTTCCCGGCGGAGGCGGAAATAAAGAATTATACATTCGCGAACTTGAAAAAATGCCCGAGGATGCCGGAATTGACCTGCAACCGGTAGCGAATGCTGTCTTTGAAAAAGTTGCCATGGCCAAAGTGGGAACATCGGCTCAAGAATCTGCGGAAAACGGATTTATGAGCGACCGTGATGCCATTATCGCCAATAGCAATCACACGGTTTGGTATGCGAAACAAAAGGTTCAGGAGCTGTATGAAAAAGGATATCAGCCCCCGGTTCGACAACCCATTCCCGTTGTCGGTGAAACCGGTTATGCAACGATGCTGCTCGGTGCCAAGTCAATGCGTACTGGCGGACAAATCAGCGATCACGACTTAAAAATCGCGGGTAAACTTGCGTTTCTGATTGCCGGCGGACGTGTGCCGAAGGGAACGAAAGTCGATGAAGACTACTTGTTGGACCTTGAAAGGGAAGCATTTTTAAGTTTAATTGCCGAACCGAAAACGCAACAGCGTATGCAGCACATGTTAAAAACCGGAAAACCTTTGCGCAATTAA
- a CDS encoding IS4 family transposase: protein MVPDSYQNDQQQSRVMRFFKQAKVGTFLHQSNIHKEKGLTALVLVQFIFSLVLQGKNLYRTLESDRLPDAPEKDAVYDLMKRSTYNWRKFLVLVSAHLIETYLRPLTNRDGVLIVDDSSYDRNRSKAVELLARVKDHTTGAYFKGFRMLTLGWSDGTTFLPLAFSLLSSRNVKNRFQEVNPNIDKRTVGYRRRQEALQKGTETLFTLLDDINPVKLGAKTLLFDSWFAYPSIIKRVVTEYPLDVVCMIKRSPKIHYTYEGESYTLNQLYQNVRKKRGRAKILASILVGLGSDENGQEIQARIIFVRDRNRSKQWLAILTTNLDHTEEDAVRIYGKRWAIECFFKVTKSHLRLAKEFQCRSYDALTAHTSIVFLRYMMLAVSSREEEDPRTIGQLFFMCCDEIEDLRFSEALLMILDVLGSMLAEEHLLTDEQIQPFLDRLLDNLPEFLRKPLLSRG from the coding sequence ATGGTACCAGATTCCTATCAAAATGACCAACAACAATCTCGGGTGATGCGCTTTTTCAAACAGGCCAAAGTTGGTACGTTTTTGCATCAATCCAATATTCATAAAGAAAAAGGGTTAACTGCGCTCGTGCTTGTGCAATTTATCTTTTCTCTCGTTCTTCAAGGGAAAAATCTTTACCGGACGCTTGAATCTGACCGTCTCCCTGATGCACCGGAAAAGGATGCGGTGTACGATTTGATGAAACGCTCAACGTACAACTGGCGGAAATTTCTCGTCTTGGTTAGCGCTCATCTCATTGAGACCTACCTCCGACCGTTAACCAATCGCGATGGTGTGTTAATCGTCGATGACTCGAGCTATGACCGTAATCGAAGTAAAGCCGTCGAACTTCTCGCGCGTGTTAAAGATCATACCACAGGCGCCTACTTTAAAGGCTTTCGGATGCTCACGCTCGGCTGGTCAGATGGCACAACATTTCTGCCTCTGGCCTTTTCACTACTCAGTTCGAGAAATGTAAAAAACCGTTTCCAGGAGGTAAATCCGAACATCGACAAACGAACGGTGGGTTATCGCCGCCGACAAGAAGCGCTACAAAAAGGAACGGAAACGTTGTTCACTTTGCTGGATGACATCAACCCTGTGAAGCTTGGCGCTAAAACACTCCTTTTCGATAGTTGGTTTGCATACCCTTCAATCATCAAACGAGTGGTCACCGAGTATCCCCTGGATGTTGTGTGTATGATCAAGCGATCCCCCAAGATTCACTATACCTACGAAGGGGAATCCTATACGTTGAACCAGCTTTACCAAAACGTGCGCAAGAAACGAGGCCGGGCAAAAATCCTTGCTTCCATTCTTGTTGGTCTAGGTTCGGATGAAAATGGGCAAGAGATTCAAGCTCGCATCATTTTTGTTCGTGATCGTAACCGTTCGAAACAGTGGTTAGCCATTCTCACGACGAACCTGGATCATACCGAAGAAGATGCTGTCCGCATTTATGGCAAGCGTTGGGCCATTGAATGTTTTTTCAAAGTGACCAAGTCTCATTTGCGATTGGCTAAGGAATTCCAATGCCGCAGTTATGATGCGCTAACTGCGCACACATCAATCGTTTTCCTCCGCTACATGATGCTCGCTGTGAGCTCGCGGGAGGAAGAAGATCCTCGCACGATTGGTCAGCTGTTTTTCATGTGTTGTGATGAGATAGAGGATCTTCGATTTTCTGAAGCACTCTTGATGATCCTTGACGTGTTAGGGTCGATGCTCGCGGAAGAACACTTGCTCACGGACGAGCAAATTCAGCCGTTTTTGGATCGCTTGCTTGATAACTTGCCGGAATTTTTGCGAAAACCGTTACTTTCTCGAGGGTGA
- a CDS encoding prenyltransferase: MVARALSIMQASWQLLRFVAVASSSFATILSTLLPLILHYSISADFIISLFLLLISGALLIHGVLTHILNDVTDYKSGTDAHSPAILSGGSRVSQDGHITIITLEKLGKQLILAIVFTSIALAFLGLHELSILLLIGVWAAASYSRPPLQLSYRPFAGEVFSLFPSMLALGLAGAWLALDDIPMWALQNATINALFCVAWVMVHHIPDRYADQQAIPMKRTSIVWSMETFGHEFSRFPAFFYLLLTGCCIFWLGTDRLWAALGLLAIVATSITLLKKMNINDDQQVSACEKIMLLLAIVNAIWLGVFI; this comes from the coding sequence ATGGTTGCAAGAGCGTTATCCATTATGCAGGCGAGCTGGCAATTGCTTCGATTCGTGGCCGTTGCCTCTTCCAGTTTTGCAACGATTCTTTCTACCTTGCTGCCGCTTATTTTACATTATTCCATATCTGCCGATTTTATCATTTCGCTTTTTTTGTTGCTAATCAGCGGAGCACTTCTTATCCATGGGGTGCTCACCCATATATTAAATGATGTTACCGACTATAAATCAGGAACAGATGCACACAGCCCGGCAATCCTTTCAGGCGGCAGCCGCGTATCGCAAGATGGGCATATCACCATCATTACCCTCGAAAAACTTGGCAAACAACTCATATTAGCCATTGTATTTACAAGTATCGCGCTCGCTTTCCTCGGTCTCCATGAGCTCTCCATCCTGCTATTGATCGGTGTATGGGCCGCAGCTTCTTACTCGCGTCCTCCATTGCAACTCAGTTATCGCCCGTTTGCCGGGGAAGTGTTCAGCTTGTTTCCATCCATGTTGGCCCTCGGCTTGGCCGGCGCATGGTTGGCACTGGATGACATCCCCATGTGGGCACTGCAAAACGCAACGATCAACGCCCTCTTTTGCGTGGCTTGGGTGATGGTCCACCATATCCCCGACCGCTACGCCGATCAACAGGCGATACCCATGAAGCGGACGAGCATTGTATGGTCGATGGAGACGTTTGGTCACGAATTTAGCCGCTTTCCGGCTTTTTTCTATCTTTTGTTGACCGGCTGTTGCATATTCTGGCTAGGAACGGACCGGCTATGGGCCGCCTTAGGATTGCTCGCGATCGTCGCCACCTCCATCACCCTACTTAAAAAAATGAACATCAACGACGATCAACAAGTGTCTGCATGTGAAAAAATAATGCTGCTGTTAGCCATCGTTAACGCGATTTGGTTAGGGGTTTTTATTTAA
- a CDS encoding arsenate reductase family protein, with translation MLTVFSYPPCGTCQKAKKWLDAENISYDERHIVKEPPTREEIRDLKEKSGLEWKKFFNTSGKKYREMGLKDKLPDADEETIIDWLSSDGMLIKRPIVTDGQTVTLGFKESEFLANWKNQ, from the coding sequence TTGCTTACCGTTTTTAGTTACCCACCGTGCGGCACATGCCAAAAAGCAAAGAAGTGGCTGGATGCCGAAAACATTTCGTATGACGAAAGACATATTGTAAAAGAACCGCCGACACGTGAGGAAATCCGGGACCTAAAGGAAAAGAGCGGATTGGAATGGAAGAAGTTTTTTAACACGAGCGGGAAAAAATATCGCGAGATGGGCTTGAAGGACAAGCTTCCGGATGCGGATGAAGAGACTATCATTGACTGGCTATCATCGGACGGCATGCTTATTAAACGGCCGATTGTGACCGATGGACAAACAGTCACGCTCGGGTTTAAGGAATCTGAGTTCCTCGCTAACTGGAAAAATCAATAA